One window from the genome of Pieris napi chromosome 12, ilPieNapi1.2, whole genome shotgun sequence encodes:
- the LOC125054470 gene encoding uncharacterized protein LOC125054470, whose translation MMKMLIKRRSDPSFLTVWIFLLQMLGGGHRGAEGHGRLMDPPARNSMWRFGFPNPVNYNDNELFCGGYAVQWEQNQGRCGVCGDADHITEPRPHEAGGMYGKGIITRHYSVGQEIEVEIELTANHLGTFVMKLCPNNNPKQEATQECFDRYPLFVSGTREDRFLIPLDTAKKEVFRYRVRLPAYITCTQCVLQWTYYTGNMWGICPNGTEAVGCGRSETFRNCADISVITSTGGLPPAFAGDLRRDNPYLLYYRDYSMPQNIYPLVVRDQVCLPSDGFRMLPGMQNWCQTNCLRYPPNCPEALCHCPQVCESIGEWEGRDGADVYCMDLCIVYPPRCPRDKCLCY comes from the exons ATGCTTATTAAAAGGCGCAGTGATCCGTCGTTCCTTACCGTatggatatttttattacaa ATGTTGGGCGGTGGTCATCGTGGCGCTGAAGGCCACGGGAGGCTGATGGACCCACCCGCAAGAAATTCCATGTGGCGATTCGGTTTCCCTAATCCTGTCAACTATAACGACAACGAATTATTCTGCGGAGGATATGCAG TCCAGTGGGAACAGAACCAGGGGAGATGCGGCGTGTGCGGCGACGCGGACCACATCACAGAGCCGCGACCGCACGAGGCTGGCGGGATGTATGGCAAGGGGATTATTACACGACACTATAGCGTTGGACAG GAAATTGAAGTGGAAATCGAGCTGACAGCAAATCATCTTGGCACGTTTGTTATGAAATTGTGCCCCAATAACAACCCCAAGCAAGAAGCTACTCAGGAATGCTTTGACAG GTATCCTCTGTTCGTGTCAGGCACACGCGAAGATAGGTTCCTCATTCCTCTGGATACAGCAAAGAAAGAGGTGTTCAGATATAGAGTTCGGTTACCAGCTTACATTACGTGTACACAATGCGTGCTTCAATGGACATACTATacag GGAATATGTGGGGTATATGTCCGAACGGTACAGAAGCGGTAGGATGTGGTCGTTCTGAAACATTCAGGAACTGTGCTGATATCAGCGTTATTACCAGCACGGGTGGTCTACCACCAGCATTCGCCGGAGACCTGCGACGAGACAATCCATACTTATTGTACTACAGGGATTACAGTATGCCACAGAACATCTATCCTCTTGTCGTCAG AGACCAAGTGTGCCTGCCTTCGGATGGTTTCCGTATGCTGCCAGGAATGCAGAATTGGTGTCAAACCAATTGCCTTCGATACCCGCCAAACTGCCCCGAAGCTTTGTGTCATTGCCC ACAAGTTTGCGAATCCATCGGCGAATGGGAAGGGAGAGACGGGGCTGATGTGTACTGCATGGACTTATGTATCGTGTACCCACCCCGTTGTCCAAGGGACAAGTGCCTTTGTTACTAG